The DNA region CTTGCGGTTTCGGAGCGACCCCGTAGAAGGAGGGACAAGAGTTGGAAAACCCGTTTGCGCAACTTCGCTTTGACATCTCGGAAAAAGTGCGCCTGCATCCGCAACAGCCGGGCATTGACACCCTCCTGGAGATGGACCTGTATCCGGACGTGGAGATCAAAGATGAAGGACAACACCTGAAAATCCAAGGCTATCTCCGGTTGAGCGGTACGTACCTCGCCTCAAAAGATTCGGTTGAAACCGGGGCCGGGGATGGGGAGCGCACGGAAATACCGGAAGAAGAATTGCGGCACGAGCTGGCATACGTGATTCCGGTGGAAATCACCCTGCCGGCGGACCGGGCGGAGCAGAATCGCATCCTGGCCGAGGTAGAATCGTTTGATTACAGCGTGTTGTCTCCCTTTGAGCTGAAAATTGAGGCCGTTTTGATGATCGATGGTCTGATCCCGGATCAAAAGGACGTGGAGGCGGCCCGGGAGGAGGAAGAAGAATTGCCGGAGGTGCCCGCGTTCAGCGGGGCTCCCGCCAGACCGCTGACGATTCAAGGATCGGAGGATCGACAAGAAGAAGCGGAAGATCCTGATCGGGCGGAAGAGCCGGAATCCCGATCCGGGAAGGAACAACCGGTTTTTGAAGGATGGGACCGCGGAGAAAGTCCGGCCGAGTCGGGAGCCTTGTTCCCGGATACTACGGGATTCCGCGCGGGAAGGCCGGAAGAGGAGAGCCCCCGCGGCCTGAGTGAGGAATGGGAGTCTCCCGTTCAGCATCGGGGCCAACCCCCCGAAGAGTTTTGGAAAGAACGGCAGGAAAGCAGGAAGTTCCGGGACGGCGACAACGATGGTCACGAGCCGTCGCAAATTCGCCCGGAAGAAGCGGATGAGCGGCATGGGCTTCATGAAGAAGCGGAAGGAGCGGTGCGGAAACAGACGGATTGGATTCGCTGGCTCATCGGCAACAAACCGGAACAGTTCACCCCCATGCGGATGGTGATCGTCCGGAAAGAGGAGTCGGTCAACCAGCTGGCGGACCGATATGAAGTGTCCGCGAACCAGCTGATTCGAGTCAACCGGTTGACAACGGACCTTCTTGAAGAAGGTCAGATTCTTCATATTCCTGACCGAAAAAACGCGCCGTGAGGATGGGAAAGGAGCTGGTTCGGGTGAATGTTCCGCCGTTTTCCCGTGCGCATGAACTCGGGAACGTGTTTCGTCAATACGGATGGGAGCCCTCGGAAGTCGTGCAGGTCGGCGGCGTGTTTCGCGTGGTGACCAAAGAAGGAGTATACGCACTCAAAAGATCGGGGGCCCCACCGGAAAAGCTGGCTCTTCTTCACCGGATGTTGCATGAGGTCTCTTCCGGTGGCTTTCCCCATTTGCTGCCATGGGAAAAAACCCGTCGGGGAGAGGTGGTAGCGGAAACGGACGAATCGGCCTGGTACGCCACTCCCTGGATCGGGAATCCGGACGGCACGAAGACGGAGCCGGACGCCGAGGAAGTGGTGCGGGCCCTTGCGCGGTTTCATCGGGCGACGGAGACGTTCGCGGACAATTACCCC from Staphylospora marina includes:
- a CDS encoding LysM peptidoglycan-binding domain-containing protein, giving the protein MENPFAQLRFDISEKVRLHPQQPGIDTLLEMDLYPDVEIKDEGQHLKIQGYLRLSGTYLASKDSVETGAGDGERTEIPEEELRHELAYVIPVEITLPADRAEQNRILAEVESFDYSVLSPFELKIEAVLMIDGLIPDQKDVEAAREEEEELPEVPAFSGAPARPLTIQGSEDRQEEAEDPDRAEEPESRSGKEQPVFEGWDRGESPAESGALFPDTTGFRAGRPEEESPRGLSEEWESPVQHRGQPPEEFWKERQESRKFRDGDNDGHEPSQIRPEEADERHGLHEEAEGAVRKQTDWIRWLIGNKPEQFTPMRMVIVRKEESVNQLADRYEVSANQLIRVNRLTTDLLEEGQILHIPDRKNAP